CACCACAGCCATGGTATACTTCGCCCACATATTATCTCCATCTCCTGTTCCGCGGACTATCTTGAATATCTTCTTCTCCGGCATTCTCCCCCACCAATTATCTGATACATAATGTTAGCATACTTCACAAATTTTGTCAATCTTTCTAACAACAATAGCCATGTCAGGCATATATTACTTGCGGGGAGCCACCGTTTAGGAGAGAGGTTGATAAAAAACCAGGGCTGTCCTGAGACAGGCTGAATCGGGCGCACACATTACCCTAATCACTATGATGGCTAGCGCACACTCTGCAAGCGGAAAGGAAGCTTGCCGGAATTGAAATTACCGAGGTGAATAGGATCAAAGGCCTCAAATAGATAAAAGGGATAGATACGAGAGTAATAAAGAAGGGCTGGGATTATAGCTTCCCAGCCCCTACGGCATGGTTAAGGCTGAAAATTGCAGGTGTTGTACATTGAGGCAATCTTAGACGAAATAAGGTTGGTATGGTGGAGACGGGGGAGAGTTGAACTCCCCGTCCAAAAGAAGCTACCCAGGATATACTACAAGCTTTTTCAGCTCTTTAATCTCACCCGACCAACCTCTGCTGACCGAGTTCAGTCGAGCCAGTCGATAAATCTTTCACCACCCTTTATCGACATCGGAGCGGCGGCACCTCAACATTTCGGCACCCAATCCCAACCCATTGAGGCGAGGTCAGGCTGGGCGTGCAACCTATTTAGCTAGGCTGCAAGAGCGAATTCAGGTTCGCCAATTATCTTTTGCCACCTGTTTTATGAGGTTGGCGGCACCTCAGCTTGCAATCCTGCAGCATACTTCCCCTGTCGAACCCACGCGTCCCCACTTATCGGGGAAACCTGAACACCTCCTTAACCTTAGCGGTGTCTCTTGATAGCACGCCCGATTTCCCTATCCGTCTGGCGGCGGGCGATCGCCTCCCGCTTATCGTACATCTTCTTGCCCTTCGCCAGGGCTATCTCAAGCTTGGCGAGGCTATCCTTAATATACAGCTTGAGCGGGACTAAGGTCAGCCCCTTCTCCTGTATGTTACCGGCTAAACTATCAATCTGCTTACGGTGCAGAAGAAGCTTACGGGGCCGGGTCGGCTCATGACTCATATAGCTGCCCGCTTCATAACGGGCGATATGGGCATTCAACAGCCACAACTCCCCACCCTCGGGTTTAACATAGGCATCGCCAAGACTCACCCTGCCGGCCCTGATTGACTTTATTTCAGTACCGGTAAGTACAATGCCAGCCTCAACACTCTCCCCGATATGATAGTTATGATATGCCTTACGGTTGGTAACTACCGTCTTTATTGCCACTACTTTTCAATTATACCATACCTTATTGATTGACCAGTATCAGGTGATGTTGCCAATCGGGCGAGCTCTTGGGAAAATCGGAGCGGAAATGAGCACCCCTGCTCTCCTTCCTGAGCAGAGCAGCCTCGGCAACCAGACGGCCGGTCATCGCCAGGTTGTTCAGCTCATAGGAGGGCCGGTCAGTGGGCTCGGGCAGGCACTTCTGCCAGGCAGCCAGGATATCCAGCGCCTCGTTAAGGCTCGCTTTATCACGGATAATGCCAACCTTGTCCCAGTGCAGCTCCTGCAATGCGGATAGATTGGGCGGCGGTACATCCTTAAGCACCTGACGTTTACTCAATGAGTGTCGCACTGCGGTATCTTTTTCTGTTTTGGCTATCTCAGGTACGGTATCCCTGGTCGTCCTCTCGACAACCCGCTGGCTGAAGACTACCGCCTCCAGGAGAGAGTTTGAAGCCAGGCGGTTGGCACCGTGCACCCCGGTACAGGAGGCTTCTCCGATGACAAATAGACCGATGATATTGGTTTCCCCCCAGGTATTGGTCTTCACACCGCCCATCAGGTAATGGGCGGCCGGCGCCACCGGTATCAGACCACGGGTGATATCCAGACCACGCACCAGACAAAACCGATAGATATTGGGAAACCGGGTAGTTATTAAATTGGGAGGCAGATGGGTGACATCGACGAAGACCCTGTCCGAGGCCGTCTTCCTCATCTCGTAGAGAATACTGCGGGTAACCACATCCCGCGGTGCCAGATCAGCCTCCGGGGTATAGTCGGGCATAAAGCGATAGCCATCGACATTGCGCAGCACGCCTCCCTCGCCACGGACTGATTCCGAGATAAGAAACGGAGTTACTCCCGGCATACGAAGGGCAGTGGGATGAAACTGGAAGAACTCCATATCCGCTATTTCGGCACCGGCCTTGAAGGCCAGCGCGACGCCGTCACCGGTGGCGATATCAGAGTTGGTACTTAACTTGTAGAGATGCCCGGCGCCGCCGGTAGCCAGAACGAGAAAGCGACAGCCGAACTCCTCAAAGGAGCCGGTACGACAGTCAAGAGCCCGTACCCCATTGACCACCCCATTCTCGACCAGAATCTCGGTGACCAGACAGTCCTCAAGCACCTGTATCTGAGATGCGCGCACCCGACGGCTCAGGGTAACCTCGATATGCTCGCCGGTGGCATCACCTCCCGCGTGGAGGATACGGGGAACGCTATGCGCCGCTTCCCTGGTCAACGCAATCTCACCATTGGCAGTATCAAAAGGCACCTCGAGATTAACCAGGTCGGCAATACGTGCCGGGGCCTCGCTGACTAGAATACGCACCGCTTCGGCATCACACAAACCATCCCCGGCGGCCAGAGTATCCCGTAAATGAAGCTCCTTGGAATCATCCTTGCCAATGGCAGCGGCGATACCACCCTGAGCATGCCTGGTGTTACAATCCTCGACACTACCCTTGGTGATAACCAGCACACTACCCTGCTCTTTTGCCATCAGGGCGGTGTAAAGCCCGGCAATGCCGGTGCCGACGATAATATAGTCATACGTGTCCATCAAACTACTCCTACAGCCCCAACCGGCTGCCCGGGTTAATTTACTCCTGGTCTACCCTGTACCTGGCCTTTCCCTCCTGGTAGAGATCACCGCCGTAGATGTCATTGATTACCCTGACCGGGAAATCTGCTACCTCCAGTCGGCGGACTGCCTCTGCTCCCAGTTCTTCGTAGGCAATTACCTCTGACTTACTAATATTGCGCGAGGCGAGGGCACCGGCACCGCCCACTACGGCGAAGTAAACCGCCTTATACTGCTTGATGGCATCCTTCACTTCCCGTGAGCGCATACCCTTGCCGATCATTCCCTTAAGACCCTCAGCGAGCAACCGGGGCGAGTAGCTGTCCATACGACCGCTGGTGGTAGGACCAGCCGAGCCGATTACCTGACCCCGCCTGGCCGGAGAAGGACCCATATAGTATATCGTCTGTCCTCTGATATCGAAGGGCAGGGGCTCTCCCGACTCCAGCGCCTCAATCATCCTTTTATGAGCGGCGTCCCGGGCAACGTAGACCACACCGCTCAGTAAGACGTCATCCCCGGTCTTAAGATCCTTAATGGCTTCGTCAGTCAGCGGAAGCATAATCTTCTTCACCATCGTAACCTCCTGCTAAAGAAGAGCCTCCCTATGACGACAGCTATGACACTCCAGGTTAACCGCCACCGGCAGGCTGGCCATGTGAGTCGGGAAGACCTCGATATGAACTGCCAGAGCGGTAATACGACCGCCATAGCCCATGGGACCAATACCCAGTTTATTCACCCGCCCGAGAATTTCGCGTTCCAGTTCAGCGGTCTCGGTATCGGGATTGGGCTCACCAACCTTACGCAGCAAAGCCCGCTTCGCCAGCATCATCGCCTTTTCTACAGTACCTCCGATACCGACGCCGACGATAATCGGAGGACAGGGATTGCTGCCCGCTTCATCAACAGCCTTGACCACAAAGTCAATCACTCCCCGGCGACCCTGCGCCAGGGATAACATAGCCAGAGACGACATGTTCTCAGCACCGCCGCCCTTGGGCTTGGCAATAATCCTCAATCTATCACCGGGGACAATATCGGTATGGATAATAGCAGGGGTATTATCCTTGGTATTAACCCTGGCGGAAAAAGGCCGGCTCACCATCGATTTACGCAGATAGCCCTGGGTATAGCCATGCCGCACTCCCTCATTGATTGCCGAGTAAAGGTCGCCACCGACTATGTGGACATCCTGCCCCAGCTCCAGGAAAACCACGGCGTCTCCAGTATCCTGGCAGAGAGGAATCTGCTCCTTAGCCGAGATATCGGCATTCCTCAATATAATATCCAGCACTTCACATCCGATCGGCGATTCTTCGATCTGTCGCGCCCGCTCGAGGGCATTAAGCACGTCATCAGGTAGGATATAACAAGCCTCCTGAAAGAGCCGCGATACCGTACTGGTTATTTCCCTGGCATCAATCTCTCTCACCTACCTCTTGCCCCTGCCTCCTTTACCAGAAAAGGTTCACATTAACTACATAAGACTGTAAATCAAGAACAAGCCGACCGGTTATCCGGTACGGATGCCAACCCCCACTCACAACCCCATTACTTTTACCATCTCCCGCACCACATTAGCCGAAGCAGCCAGTGTCTCTCTCTCATCATCAGTCAGATCCAGCTCGACAACCTGTTCAATACCATCCCTGCCCAGTTTTACCGGCACGCCAATAGCAGTGTCCCTGAGACCGTATTCCCCCTCCAGACAGGTGGAGCAGGGTAGAATTTGCTTCTTATCCAGGACAACGGCATCTACCATATGAGCAATAGCCGCCGAGGGAGCAAAAGAGGCGCTACCCGTCTTCAGCAAGCCGACAATCTCAGCACCACCCTTGATAGAACGCTCTACCAGCCGGTCAACGATATCACCGGCCAGAAGCCTGGTTATCGGAATAGCATGGACGGTGGTCAATCTGGGAATGACCACCGCAGCATCGCCATGCTGACCCAGGATACAGGCGAATACATCCTCTACCGAGACGTTAAGCTCTTCGGCAATAAAGCTCCTCAACCGGCTGGTATCCAGGACTCCGGACAGTCCGAACACTCTGTTTCGAGACAGACCGCTGATATGCCTCACCAGATAGGTCATCGCATCCACCGGGTTAGTCGCTACGATGATAACAGGATCGAGAGAGTGACTCAACACCTTGCGAGTAACCTCGCTGACAATCTTCATATTGGTGAGCAGCAAATCATCACGGGTCATTCCCGGTTTACGGGCAACACCCGAGGTGATGACGACCACGTCAGAAGCAGCGGTTTCCTGATACTTGCTGGTGCCGATTATGCGGGTATCCAGGCCGGAGACAGGCAGTGACTCCAGGATGTCCAGCCCCTTACCCTCGGCCAACCCTTCGACAATATCCAGCAGTACTATATCAGCATAGCCTCTATCGGCAATACGCTGAGCACAGAGGGCACCGACATTACCCGCCCCGATAATACTGATCTTGTTCATCAATAACCTTCCCGGCTTTCGAACCGTGGAAAAATTATGTTGGAATTATACCATGCCGCTTTTTCGGCCGTTCCTCTACCTTACCGACTATCGTCTCCAGTGCCTTAATCAATCTGGGTCTGGTCTCCGCCGGCTCAATGACATCATCGATATGCAAGTTCTCGGCAGCCCGATAGGGATTAGCAAAGGTGGTACGATACTCCTTTATCTTCTCCTTAAGCAACGCCTGGGGATCATCGGCCTGCTCCAGCTCTTTACGGAATATTATCGCCGCCGCTCCTTCCGACCCCATCACCGCCAGCTCCGTGGTCGGCCAGCAGAATACAGTATCGGCGCCAAGGTCCTTACAGCACATGCCGATATAGGCTCCCCCGTATGCCTTCCTGATAGTAAGGGTAATCTTGGGCACCACCGCTTCCGAGTAGGCGTAGAGCATCTTAGCACCGTGCCGGATTATTCCTCCCCACTCCTGGTCGGTGCCGGGCAGATAGCCGGGAACATCGACCA
This portion of the Dehalococcoidales bacterium genome encodes:
- the smpB gene encoding SsrA-binding protein SmpB, which gives rise to MAIKTVVTNRKAYHNYHIGESVEAGIVLTGTEIKSIRAGRVSLGDAYVKPEGGELWLLNAHIARYEAGSYMSHEPTRPRKLLLHRKQIDSLAGNIQEKGLTLVPLKLYIKDSLAKLEIALAKGKKMYDKREAIARRQTDREIGRAIKRHR
- the mdh gene encoding malate dehydrogenase, with translation MNKISIIGAGNVGALCAQRIADRGYADIVLLDIVEGLAEGKGLDILESLPVSGLDTRIIGTSKYQETAASDVVVITSGVARKPGMTRDDLLLTNMKIVSEVTRKVLSHSLDPVIIVATNPVDAMTYLVRHISGLSRNRVFGLSGVLDTSRLRSFIAEELNVSVEDVFACILGQHGDAAVVIPRLTTVHAIPITRLLAGDIVDRLVERSIKGGAEIVGLLKTGSASFAPSAAIAHMVDAVVLDKKQILPCSTCLEGEYGLRDTAIGVPVKLGRDGIEQVVELDLTDDERETLAASANVVREMVKVMGL
- a CDS encoding Fe-S-containing hydro-lyase — protein: MVKKIMLPLTDEAIKDLKTGDDVLLSGVVYVARDAAHKRMIEALESGEPLPFDIRGQTIYYMGPSPARRGQVIGSAGPTTSGRMDSYSPRLLAEGLKGMIGKGMRSREVKDAIKQYKAVYFAVVGGAGALASRNISKSEVIAYEELGAEAVRRLEVADFPVRVINDIYGGDLYQEGKARYRVDQE
- the nadB gene encoding L-aspartate oxidase, with amino-acid sequence MDTYDYIIVGTGIAGLYTALMAKEQGSVLVITKGSVEDCNTRHAQGGIAAAIGKDDSKELHLRDTLAAGDGLCDAEAVRILVSEAPARIADLVNLEVPFDTANGEIALTREAAHSVPRILHAGGDATGEHIEVTLSRRVRASQIQVLEDCLVTEILVENGVVNGVRALDCRTGSFEEFGCRFLVLATGGAGHLYKLSTNSDIATGDGVALAFKAGAEIADMEFFQFHPTALRMPGVTPFLISESVRGEGGVLRNVDGYRFMPDYTPEADLAPRDVVTRSILYEMRKTASDRVFVDVTHLPPNLITTRFPNIYRFCLVRGLDITRGLIPVAPAAHYLMGGVKTNTWGETNIIGLFVIGEASCTGVHGANRLASNSLLEAVVFSQRVVERTTRDTVPEIAKTEKDTAVRHSLSKRQVLKDVPPPNLSALQELHWDKVGIIRDKASLNEALDILAAWQKCLPEPTDRPSYELNNLAMTGRLVAEAALLRKESRGAHFRSDFPKSSPDWQHHLILVNQ
- a CDS encoding fumarate hydratase, giving the protein MREIDAREITSTVSRLFQEACYILPDDVLNALERARQIEESPIGCEVLDIILRNADISAKEQIPLCQDTGDAVVFLELGQDVHIVGGDLYSAINEGVRHGYTQGYLRKSMVSRPFSARVNTKDNTPAIIHTDIVPGDRLRIIAKPKGGGAENMSSLAMLSLAQGRRGVIDFVVKAVDEAGSNPCPPIIVGVGIGGTVEKAMMLAKRALLRKVGEPNPDTETAELEREILGRVNKLGIGPMGYGGRITALAVHIEVFPTHMASLPVAVNLECHSCRHREALL